From the Streptomyces sp. Sge12 genome, the window CCGCCGGGGGCCCGGTGACGGGGTAGTGGTGGGAGTGCGTGTGCGTGTGCGTGTCGGTGTCCGTGTCCGTGTGCGCGTGCTCGGTCATGGGTCCCTCTTCCAGTACGGGTGCCGGTAGGGCCGATGCTCCGCCCGACCCGCCCGCACAGGCAAACCTTGTTGCCGTTCCGGCAAACGGGTCCCGGGCGGGCCCGTTTGCCGGGCCCGGTCAGCAGGGCGGCAGCCGCCCGAGCAGAGGTGTCACGCCTGCGGTTCGGCGATCAGGGCCGTGGCCACCCGGCGGAAGCCGATGCGGGCGTAGACGCGGGCCACGTCCTCGTCGCCGGCCGAGAGGAAGACCGTACGGGCCCCGCGCGCCAGGGCCTCCGCGACGAGCGCGGCCGTCACCCCGAGGGCCATGCCCTGGCGGCGGGCCGACGGGAGGGTGCCGACGCCCACGATCTCCACGACGTCCCCGACCGGGTTGTACATGCCGGAGCAGAGCACGACGCCGTCCCGTACGGCCGCGGCCATGGCGCCGGTGCCCGCCGCCAGCTTTCCGGACACCCGGGCCCGGCCCTCCTCGGCCGAGGGCTCCGCCATCGCTGCCGCCAGTTCCGCCGGTCCGGCCTCGCCCACGGCCGTGCCCGGGGCCGCGAAGGCGAGGGCCGGGACCGTCACCGCGGCGGTCAGCAGCGGGTCGTCCGCGCCGAGCAGACGGACCTCCGGATGCGGGGGAAGGGCTTCGGCCGAGGGGTCCAGCACCATCAGCGGGTGCTCGTGGACGTGGAGTCCCGCCGCCTCCACCGCAGCCCGCAGCGAGGGGCTGGTTTCGGCCACCCACTCGAAGGCCTCGGGCACCTTCAGCTCCCGCTGGCGCTCCAGCACCCGCTGTACGTCGGCGGGGGTCGCCTCGGGGCCGCCGAGCGCGGGCCGCGCATAGTACGGCCAGCCCGCGCCCTCCTGGACGAACAGGGTCAGCGCGCCGAAGTCCTCGGCGCGTGCCCCGCCCACCCGCGGCACCGTGTCGTAGTACCGCTCCAGCTCGGACAGCGTTGATTCGATCATGTGGTCGGTCATCCGGCCATCCAAACAAAGCGCCGCCGCCCGGGCACCTTCTTTCCGGGCACCCTGCGCCACGCGGCCGTCGGACGCCCTGCCTGGGCCGTCTCTTCCGGATCTTGTCGGGCCCGGGTCGCCCGGCACGGCGCCTCGCCGCGTTGGCGGGGCGCCCGAGTACGTCCAGTACACGGGCGCCCCTCCGCCTTGCGATGCTTCCCCTCGGCCCTGGTGGGCCCGGGGAGACCCCATGGCGCCGGACGACCCGGGCTGATCCGACAAGATCCGAAAGAGACGGCCTAGGCGCCCTCCTTCAACACCCTTGAGATCAGCGCCCGCTGGGCCTCCGACAGGTTCGGCTCCTCGCAGGCCACCGTCCGCCCGTCCACCGTGATCCGGTACGAGAAGCCGTCCCGCACCCGGTCCGCCGGGTGGCCCGGCGGACCGGGCCGCAGCGCGAGCTGGGCCAGGGCCCGCCACTCGCCCTCGTCCGGCCGGCCCGCGGTGTCCACCTCGGCCCGGCGTTCGATGCCCGCGAAGCCGCCCGTCCGTACCACCTGAATCCGCATGGGAGCCCTCTACCCCTCGAGTGGGACGCCCACCGCGGACCATGCCTTCTGGAGGGCCTGGTGCTCGGCGCCGCCGTCCCCGTACCGGGTCACGGCCGCCGCCGTCGAGAGCCGGGCGAAGTCCGCGAAGTCCGCGTTCTCGGCGAGCTCCCCGCCGGTCAGCGCGTCGTACCAGATCTGTCCGGCCCGCTCCCAGGCCTTGCCGCCCAGCTCGGTCGCCACGATGTAGAAGGCGTGGTTGGGGATGCCCGAGTTGATGTGGACCCCGCCGTTGTCGCTGTGGGTGTTCACGTAGTCGTCCATGGTGGCCGGCTGCGGGTCCCTGCCGAGCTCGTCGTCGTCGTACGCGGTGCCGGGCGCCTTCATGGAGCGCAGCGCGACCCCGGTGACGTTGGGACCGAGCAGCCCGGCGCCGATCAGCCAGTCGGCCTGCTCGGCCGTCTGCTCCAGCGAGTACTGCTTGATGAGCGAGCCGAAGACGTCCGACATCGACTCGTTCAGGGCGCCGGACTGCCCGTGGTAGGTCAGGTTCGCCGTGTACTGGGTGACCCCGTGGGTCAGTTCGTGGCCGATGACGTCCACCGACACGGTGAAGTCGAGGAAGAGGTCCCCGTCCCCGTCGCCGAAGACCATCTGCTGGCCGTCCCAGAAGGCGTTGTTGTACTCCTCGCCGTAGTGGACGGTCGCGTCCAGTGCGAGCCCGGAGTCGTCGATCGAGCGCCGCCCGAAGCCCTTCAGGAACAGGTCGTAGGTGGCCCCGAGCCCCGCGTAGGCGCGGTTGACGGTGGCGTCCCTGCTCAGCGGGTCGCCCTCCCCGCGGACCTTCTTCCCGGGCAGCCGGGTGCGGTGCTGGGCGTCGTAGATCGTCCGGTCCGGTTCGTCCGAGGCCGGCGCGGCGAGGGTGGGGACGATCCCGCGCACGGCCGTGACGCGGCGCCGGGTGCGCAGCAGGGAGTCGCGTTCGAGGGTGCGCTGGGCGAGGTCGGCGCGGCGGGAGTCCGCGGAGCGGGCGGCCTTGTCGAGGAGGTGCGGCGGCACGACCGTGCAGAAGACGGGGTGATGGCGGTGGGCGTGGGAGGCATCCATGCCGGAAATGTGGCAGTGGGTCATGACGCTGTCACTAGCTGCGACCATGATTCATTCACTTGTCTGAAAGCGGTGACGCCGGGTTGAC encodes:
- a CDS encoding protealysin inhibitor emfourin codes for the protein MRIQVVRTGGFAGIERRAEVDTAGRPDEGEWRALAQLALRPGPPGHPADRVRDGFSYRITVDGRTVACEEPNLSEAQRALISRVLKEGA
- a CDS encoding M4 family metallopeptidase; protein product: MDASHAHRHHPVFCTVVPPHLLDKAARSADSRRADLAQRTLERDSLLRTRRRVTAVRGIVPTLAAPASDEPDRTIYDAQHRTRLPGKKVRGEGDPLSRDATVNRAYAGLGATYDLFLKGFGRRSIDDSGLALDATVHYGEEYNNAFWDGQQMVFGDGDGDLFLDFTVSVDVIGHELTHGVTQYTANLTYHGQSGALNESMSDVFGSLIKQYSLEQTAEQADWLIGAGLLGPNVTGVALRSMKAPGTAYDDDELGRDPQPATMDDYVNTHSDNGGVHINSGIPNHAFYIVATELGGKAWERAGQIWYDALTGGELAENADFADFARLSTAAAVTRYGDGGAEHQALQKAWSAVGVPLEG
- a CDS encoding GNAT family N-acetyltransferase translates to MTDHMIESTLSELERYYDTVPRVGGARAEDFGALTLFVQEGAGWPYYARPALGGPEATPADVQRVLERQRELKVPEAFEWVAETSPSLRAAVEAAGLHVHEHPLMVLDPSAEALPPHPEVRLLGADDPLLTAAVTVPALAFAAPGTAVGEAGPAELAAAMAEPSAEEGRARVSGKLAAGTGAMAAAVRDGVVLCSGMYNPVGDVVEIVGVGTLPSARRQGMALGVTAALVAEALARGARTVFLSAGDEDVARVYARIGFRRVATALIAEPQA